In the Variovorax sp. S12S4 genome, one interval contains:
- the rplV gene encoding 50S ribosomal protein L22 — protein sequence MSETRAVLRGVRLSVDKGRLVADLIRGKKVDQALNVLQFTQKKAAVIIKKVLESAIANAEHNDGADIDELKVKTIYVEQGATLKRFTARAKGRGNRISKPTCHVYVTVGN from the coding sequence ATGTCTGAAACACGTGCAGTCCTCCGCGGTGTCCGCCTCTCGGTCGACAAGGGCCGTCTGGTCGCTGACCTGATCCGCGGCAAGAAGGTTGATCAAGCGCTCAACGTTCTGCAATTCACGCAGAAAAAAGCCGCTGTGATCATCAAGAAGGTGCTCGAGTCGGCAATTGCCAACGCCGAGCACAACGATGGCGCCGATATCGACGAACTGAAGGTCAAGACCATCTACGTCGAACAGGGCGCAACGCTCAAGCGCTTCACCGCGCGAGCCAAGGGTCGCGGTAACCGCATCAGCAAGCCCACGTGCCATGTGTACGTGACGGTTGGCAACTAA
- the rpsS gene encoding 30S ribosomal protein S19, translated as MTRSLKKGPFVDHHLVAKADKAVTTKDKKPIKTWSRRSMVLPEFIGLTIAVHNGKQHVPVYITDQMVGHKLGEFALTRTFKGHPADKKVQKK; from the coding sequence ATGACTCGCTCTCTCAAAAAGGGTCCGTTTGTTGACCATCACCTCGTGGCCAAGGCCGACAAGGCAGTGACGACGAAGGACAAGAAGCCGATCAAGACCTGGTCGCGCCGCTCGATGGTTCTGCCCGAGTTCATCGGCCTGACCATTGCCGTGCACAACGGCAAGCAGCACGTGCCTGTCTACATTACCGATCAAATGGTCGGCCACAAGCTCGGCGAATTTGCGCTCACGCGCACGTTCAAGGGGCACCCCGCGGACAAGAAAGTCCAGAAGAAGTAA
- the rplB gene encoding 50S ribosomal protein L2 yields the protein MAVIKMKPTSPGQRGAVKISRDHLFKGAPHAPLLEPQFQKAGRNNNGHITIRHRGGGAKHHYRVVDFVRNKDGIPAKVERIEYDPNRTAHIALVCYADGERRYIIAPRGLEAGATLLSGSEAPIRAGNTLPIRNIPVGSTIHCIELQPGKGAQIARSAGTSATLLAREGVYAQVRMRSGEVRRIHIECRATIGEVANEEHSLRQLGKAGVKRHMGIRPTVRGVVMNPVDHPHGGGEGKTGEGRHPVDPWGNLTKGYRTRNNKRTQVFIVSRRKK from the coding sequence ATGGCCGTCATCAAGATGAAACCCACTTCGCCGGGCCAACGCGGCGCGGTGAAGATTTCGCGGGACCACCTGTTCAAGGGTGCTCCTCATGCGCCTCTGCTGGAGCCCCAGTTCCAGAAGGCCGGCCGCAACAACAACGGCCACATCACGATCCGTCATCGTGGCGGCGGTGCCAAGCACCACTACCGCGTTGTCGACTTCGTGCGCAACAAGGACGGCATTCCGGCCAAGGTCGAACGCATCGAGTACGACCCGAACCGCACCGCCCACATTGCCCTGGTCTGCTACGCCGACGGCGAGCGCCGCTACATCATCGCCCCGCGCGGTCTTGAAGCCGGTGCAACGCTGCTGAGCGGTTCGGAAGCCCCGATCCGCGCAGGCAACACGCTGCCGATCCGCAACATTCCGGTCGGCTCGACGATCCACTGCATCGAACTGCAACCCGGCAAGGGTGCGCAGATCGCGCGCTCGGCCGGTACGTCGGCCACGCTGCTGGCTCGCGAAGGCGTCTACGCCCAGGTCCGCATGCGTTCGGGTGAGGTGCGCCGCATCCACATCGAATGCCGCGCCACCATCGGTGAAGTCGCAAACGAAGAGCACAGCCTGCGCCAACTCGGCAAGGCCGGTGTGAAGCGTCACATGGGTATTCGTCCGACCGTTCGCGGCGTGGTGATGAACCCGGTCGACCACCCGCACGGTGGTGGCGAAGGCAAGACCGGCGAAGGCCGCCATCCTGTCGACCCATGGGGCAACCTGACCAAGGGCTACCGTACCCGTAACAACAAGCGCACGCAGGTCTTCATCGTGTCGCGCCGCAAGAAGTAA
- the rplW gene encoding 50S ribosomal protein L23: MSRVNPTAAERTFEEGRLMAVLVAPIVSEKATMVGEKSNAVTFKVLQDATKPEIKAAVELMFKVEVQGVSVLNTKGKTKRFGKSIGRRDNVRKAYVTLKPGQELNLVGEGA, encoded by the coding sequence ATGAGCCGCGTGAACCCTACCGCCGCTGAACGTACGTTCGAAGAAGGCCGCCTGATGGCGGTGCTGGTCGCCCCGATCGTGTCCGAAAAGGCCACGATGGTCGGCGAGAAATCGAACGCTGTCACTTTCAAGGTGCTGCAAGACGCCACCAAGCCCGAGATCAAGGCCGCTGTCGAACTGATGTTCAAGGTCGAAGTCCAGGGCGTGTCGGTGCTCAACACCAAGGGCAAGACCAAGCGCTTTGGCAAGTCCATCGGCCGCCGCGACAACGTTCGCAAGGCCTATGTGACCCTGAAGCCCGGTCAAGAGCTCAACCTCGTCGGGGAAGGCGCTTAA
- the rplD gene encoding 50S ribosomal protein L4 — protein sequence MQLELLNEQGQAASKYDAPETVFGRDYNEDLVHQIVVAFQANARQGTRAQKDREQVKHSTKKPFKQKGTGRARAGMTSSPLWRGGGRIFPNMPDENFSQKINKKMYRAGMAAIFSQLAREGRLAVVDSLTVDSPKTKPLAARFKAMNLESVLVIAEEVDENLYLASRNLVNVLVVEPRYADPVSLVHYKKVLVTKGAVDKLKEMFA from the coding sequence ATGCAACTCGAACTCCTGAACGAACAAGGCCAGGCCGCGTCGAAGTACGATGCCCCCGAGACCGTGTTCGGCCGTGACTACAACGAAGACCTGGTTCACCAGATCGTCGTTGCATTCCAGGCCAACGCCCGCCAAGGCACGCGCGCCCAGAAGGACCGCGAGCAGGTCAAGCACTCGACCAAGAAGCCTTTCAAGCAAAAGGGAACGGGCCGCGCCCGTGCCGGTATGACGTCCTCGCCGCTGTGGCGCGGGGGTGGCCGGATTTTCCCGAACATGCCTGACGAAAACTTCTCGCAGAAGATCAACAAGAAGATGTACCGCGCCGGCATGGCCGCCATCTTCTCGCAGCTCGCTCGCGAAGGCCGTCTGGCCGTGGTGGATTCGCTGACCGTGGATTCGCCCAAGACAAAGCCGCTGGCAGCCCGTTTCAAGGCAATGAATCTCGAGTCCGTGCTCGTGATCGCCGAAGAAGTCGACGAAAACCTGTACCTTGCCTCGCGCAATCTGGTGAACGTTCTCGTGGTCGAACCCCGCTACGCCGATCCGGTGTCGCTCGTTCACTACAAGAAGGTGCTGGTCACCAAGGGTGCCGTCGACAAGCTCAAGGAGATGTTCGCATGA
- the rplC gene encoding 50S ribosomal protein L3, with amino-acid sequence MSLSNSLGLLGRKVGMMRLFTDDGDAVPVTVVDVSNNRVTQIKSQETDGYVALQVTFGSRKASRVTKPQAGHLAKAGVEAGEIIREFRVTADTAGQHKAGGVIAASSVFSVGQKVDVQGTSIGKGYAGTIKRHNMSSQRASHGNSRSHNVPGSIGMAQDPGRVFPGKRMTGHLGDVTKTTQNLDVFRIDEARQLLLIKGAIPGAKGGFVTVRPAIKAKPQAAEGAK; translated from the coding sequence ATGAGTCTGAGCAACTCCCTCGGGTTGCTGGGCCGCAAGGTGGGGATGATGCGTCTCTTCACCGATGACGGGGACGCAGTTCCTGTCACGGTGGTGGATGTGTCCAACAACCGTGTGACCCAGATCAAGTCGCAAGAGACCGACGGCTACGTCGCGCTGCAAGTGACGTTCGGTTCGCGCAAGGCTTCGCGCGTGACCAAGCCCCAAGCCGGCCACCTCGCGAAGGCGGGTGTCGAAGCTGGTGAAATCATCCGCGAATTCCGCGTGACCGCCGATACCGCGGGTCAGCACAAGGCTGGTGGCGTCATCGCCGCGAGCAGCGTGTTCTCCGTGGGCCAGAAGGTCGACGTGCAAGGCACCTCGATCGGTAAGGGCTACGCCGGTACCATCAAGCGCCACAACATGAGCTCGCAACGCGCGTCGCACGGTAACAGCCGTTCGCACAACGTTCCCGGCTCGATCGGCATGGCACAAGACCCCGGTCGCGTGTTCCCCGGCAAGCGCATGACGGGCCACCTCGGCGACGTCACCAAGACGACGCAGAACCTCGATGTGTTCCGCATCGACGAAGCGCGTCAACTGCTGCTCATCAAGGGCGCGATCCCGGGCGCAAAGGGTGGCTTCGTCACCGTGCGTCCCGCCATCAAGGCCAAGCCGCAAGCGGCTGAAGGAGCGAAGTAA
- the rpsJ gene encoding 30S ribosomal protein S10: protein MATKQKIRIRLKAFDYKLIDQSAAEIVDTAKRTGAIVKGPVPLPTRMKRFDILRSPHVNKTSRDQLEIRTHQRLMDIVDPTDKTVDALMKLDLPAGVDVEIKLQ, encoded by the coding sequence ATGGCTACCAAGCAAAAAATCCGCATCCGCCTGAAGGCATTCGATTACAAGCTGATCGACCAGTCGGCAGCCGAAATCGTCGATACCGCCAAGCGCACCGGCGCGATCGTCAAGGGTCCCGTGCCCCTGCCGACCCGCATGAAGCGTTTCGACATCCTGCGTTCGCCGCACGTCAACAAGACGTCGCGCGACCAGCTCGAGATCCGCACGCACCAGCGCCTGATGGACATCGTCGACCCCACCGACAAGACCGTGGACGCGCTGATGAAGCTCGACCTGCCGGCCGGCGTGGACGTCGAAATCAAGCTGCAATAA